Proteins from a genomic interval of Neodiprion lecontei isolate iyNeoLeco1 chromosome 2, iyNeoLeco1.1, whole genome shotgun sequence:
- the LOC107218158 gene encoding CTD nuclear envelope phosphatase 1 homolog isoform X2, translated as MLKQLQMGMRAFLLMASRVWTCVCFLLKKQVSQMQPVKYEIFPLSPLSRHRLSIVKRKVLVLDLDETLIHSHHDGVARPTVRPGTPPDFVLKVTIDRHPVRFFVHKRPHVDFFLDIVSQWYELVVFTASMEIYGAAVADKLDNNRGILRRRYYRQHCTPEMGSYTKDLAAICSDLASVFILDNSPGAYRAYPHNAIPIKSWFSDAGDTALLSLLPVLDALRFTQDVRSVLSRNLHLHHTW; from the exons ATGCTGAAGCAATTGCAAATGGGGATGAGAGCGTTCCTCCTGATGGCCTCCCGGGTATGGACCTGCGTCTGCTTTCTCCTAAAGAAGCAG gttTCCCAGATGCAACCAgttaaatatgaaatttttccgttGTCTCCTTTATCTAGGCACCGACTCA GTATAGTTAAGAGAAAAGTCCTAGTTTTGGACTTAGACGAGACACTAATTCACTCGCACCATGACGGTGTTGCAAGACCGACTGTCAGGCCAGGCACACCGCCAGATTTTGTCCTCAAAGTCACCATAGATCGTCATCCAGTCagattttttgttcataaaaGGCCACACGTAGATTTTTTCTTGGACATTGTTAGTCAGTG GTACGAGCTGGTAGTATTCACAGCTTCAATGGAAATTTATGGAGCAGCAGTTGCTGACAAACTAGACAACAACAGAGGGATTCTAAGACGGAGATATTATAGACAGCACTGCACTCCAGAAATGGGATCTTATACTAAAGATTTGGCTGCTATTTGCTCAGACTTAGCATCTGTTTTCATTTTAGACAATAGTCCTGGCGCCTACCGAGCTTATCCAC ATAATGCAATACCGATAAAGTCTTGGTTTAGTGATGCCGGCGACACAGCGCTACTCAGTTTACTTCCAGTGTTGGATGCCTTACGGTTTACACAGGACGTCCGCTCTGTACTCTCTAGAAACTTACATTTACATCATACATGGTAG
- the LOC107218158 gene encoding CTD nuclear envelope phosphatase 1 homolog isoform X1 has product MLKQLQMGMRAFLLMASRVWTCVCFLLKKQVRAVSQMQPVKYEIFPLSPLSRHRLSIVKRKVLVLDLDETLIHSHHDGVARPTVRPGTPPDFVLKVTIDRHPVRFFVHKRPHVDFFLDIVSQWYELVVFTASMEIYGAAVADKLDNNRGILRRRYYRQHCTPEMGSYTKDLAAICSDLASVFILDNSPGAYRAYPHNAIPIKSWFSDAGDTALLSLLPVLDALRFTQDVRSVLSRNLHLHHTW; this is encoded by the exons ATGCTGAAGCAATTGCAAATGGGGATGAGAGCGTTCCTCCTGATGGCCTCCCGGGTATGGACCTGCGTCTGCTTTCTCCTAAAGAAGCAGGTTAGAGCC gttTCCCAGATGCAACCAgttaaatatgaaatttttccgttGTCTCCTTTATCTAGGCACCGACTCA GTATAGTTAAGAGAAAAGTCCTAGTTTTGGACTTAGACGAGACACTAATTCACTCGCACCATGACGGTGTTGCAAGACCGACTGTCAGGCCAGGCACACCGCCAGATTTTGTCCTCAAAGTCACCATAGATCGTCATCCAGTCagattttttgttcataaaaGGCCACACGTAGATTTTTTCTTGGACATTGTTAGTCAGTG GTACGAGCTGGTAGTATTCACAGCTTCAATGGAAATTTATGGAGCAGCAGTTGCTGACAAACTAGACAACAACAGAGGGATTCTAAGACGGAGATATTATAGACAGCACTGCACTCCAGAAATGGGATCTTATACTAAAGATTTGGCTGCTATTTGCTCAGACTTAGCATCTGTTTTCATTTTAGACAATAGTCCTGGCGCCTACCGAGCTTATCCAC ATAATGCAATACCGATAAAGTCTTGGTTTAGTGATGCCGGCGACACAGCGCTACTCAGTTTACTTCCAGTGTTGGATGCCTTACGGTTTACACAGGACGTCCGCTCTGTACTCTCTAGAAACTTACATTTACATCATACATGGTAG